In Candidatus Aramenus sp. CH1, the following proteins share a genomic window:
- a CDS encoding ABC transporter permease subunit translates to MRYSIPYLVYIFGFGVIPFLYTFYIVGANLDQLGKVFVLIPLGLVVYNTFAFSFLSAIASTVIGSFLAMAVDLMSRGKRVVSLLSMLPYTIPFTSSALIWAISLYGHYGWFTYLLGIGYDPLYYKSTALCTLVLVNVWTSVPLSFLIMLSAIRSLPQEIKEASLVDGIPLSEYYSKVVFPAVGKAFWLSFVLQFVISLGNFDLPYVLTQGGPGYSTTTLPLLVYDEMFELGNFSGGAVASAILGVFATIPSVILLLLIRTKRNKLLPSFKLRVPDRAFKGLIYALTALLLFFLDFPVYWMFLVAFRKAYLDFSYPPILFPKDLTSSYFLTALGSSAPYMVTSVVVASTASLLTVLLSLPSAYEVSKGKGSWILPLSIYLYSLPSASFVLPLFMFFSSVNLLNTWWALILSTPIFTATFGVWVLYNFFVDFPRAYDDAAEVFSIKRKLTRIIFPLSRPAMFSVLLLSFIFNWHLLFYPLVFSSTPYNYSFPPQGAQTVTLFALEALGNESLNWGLLASSALVAAFPVMILTLFAVDRVIKGSYKGGIKFV, encoded by the coding sequence TTGAGGTACTCCATACCCTACCTAGTTTACATCTTCGGGTTCGGCGTAATTCCCTTCCTGTACACGTTCTATATCGTCGGCGCAAACCTGGATCAGTTGGGCAAGGTTTTCGTCCTCATACCCTTGGGACTGGTAGTGTACAACACCTTCGCGTTCTCTTTCCTCTCAGCAATAGCCTCCACGGTAATAGGCTCTTTCCTCGCAATGGCGGTAGACCTCATGTCAAGGGGAAAGAGGGTCGTGTCCCTCCTCTCCATGTTGCCCTACACCATCCCCTTCACCTCTTCCGCGTTGATATGGGCCATAAGCCTTTACGGCCACTACGGGTGGTTTACCTACTTGCTGGGAATAGGCTACGACCCGCTCTACTACAAGTCAACTGCGCTCTGCACCCTTGTCCTCGTGAACGTCTGGACTTCCGTGCCCCTGTCCTTCCTGATCATGTTGTCCGCCATTAGGTCGCTACCGCAAGAGATTAAGGAGGCGTCATTGGTCGACGGCATTCCCCTTTCCGAGTACTACTCCAAGGTGGTCTTCCCGGCAGTGGGGAAGGCGTTTTGGCTCTCCTTTGTACTACAGTTTGTCATCTCTCTAGGTAACTTTGATTTACCCTACGTGCTGACTCAAGGAGGCCCAGGCTACTCCACCACGACCCTGCCCCTACTCGTCTACGACGAGATGTTCGAGCTTGGCAATTTCTCTGGCGGAGCCGTTGCGTCAGCAATCTTAGGCGTCTTCGCAACAATCCCCTCAGTTATCCTCCTCCTTTTAATAAGGACTAAGAGGAACAAGCTCCTTCCCTCCTTCAAACTGAGGGTACCAGATAGGGCGTTCAAAGGCTTGATCTACGCCTTGACAGCTCTGTTGCTGTTCTTCCTGGACTTTCCAGTGTACTGGATGTTCCTTGTAGCGTTTAGGAAGGCCTACCTCGACTTCAGCTACCCACCAATCCTCTTCCCAAAGGACTTAACGTCTTCTTACTTCCTCACTGCACTGGGCTCCTCAGCCCCGTACATGGTGACCAGCGTCGTCGTAGCTTCAACTGCCTCTCTCCTCACTGTCCTCCTTTCCCTCCCCTCAGCTTACGAGGTCTCAAAGGGCAAGGGTTCTTGGATACTACCGCTCTCCATTTACCTATACTCCCTCCCCTCTGCCTCCTTCGTGTTACCACTCTTCATGTTCTTCTCATCCGTGAACCTATTGAACACTTGGTGGGCTCTGATCCTTTCAACTCCCATCTTCACTGCAACTTTTGGCGTCTGGGTGCTCTACAACTTTTTCGTCGACTTCCCTAGGGCATACGACGACGCTGCAGAAGTCTTCTCCATAAAAAGAAAACTGACCAGGATAATCTTCCCCCTTTCAAGGCCTGCTATGTTTTCTGTCCTCCTGCTCTCCTTCATATTCAACTGGCACCTCCTATTCTATCCCCTCGTCTTCTCGTCTACGCCCTATAACTACTCTTTCCCTCCGCAGGGGGCCCAGACGGTTACCTTATTTGCCCTAGAGGCGTTGGGTAACGAGAGCTTAAATTGGGGGCTCTTAGCCTCTTCTGCTCTTGTAGCCGCGTTTCCCGTTATGATTCTCACGCTTTTCGCTGTGGACAGGGTAATAAAGGGAAGTTACAAGGGAGGGATAAAGTTCGTCTAA
- a CDS encoding ABC transporter ATP-binding protein, producing MSVELRNVTKRFKGIVALDSVNLKVEKGEFFVILGPSGCGKTTLLRTVAGLERAEGEVLIDGKDVTMLPPSKRGAAMVFQNYALYPNKTVYENLAMPIEDLGKREVEERIQYVSKSLGIGDLLDRYPGELSGGQQQRVALARALVRKPKVFLMDEPLSNLDAPQRLHARRLVKGIQMENGITTIYVTHDQAEAMALADRVAIMDKGKIVQVGTPEEIYENPANAFVANFFGLPPMSLVDGKPFDVNGKVGIRVEDVFLGQEGFVGEVSDVEFWGDKYLVYVKFEGGEVRAFSKEKLNVGTQVKFSVRKYKIFGGDGRS from the coding sequence ATGAGCGTTGAGCTTAGGAACGTAACCAAGAGGTTCAAGGGAATAGTTGCACTTGACAGCGTCAACCTAAAAGTGGAAAAGGGAGAGTTTTTCGTCATCTTAGGCCCCTCTGGTTGCGGTAAGACCACGCTCTTAAGGACCGTTGCAGGGCTAGAGAGGGCAGAGGGCGAGGTTTTAATAGACGGCAAAGACGTAACGATGTTGCCCCCATCCAAGAGGGGAGCGGCCATGGTCTTCCAGAACTACGCCCTCTACCCCAACAAGACAGTATACGAGAACTTGGCAATGCCAATAGAGGACTTAGGGAAGAGGGAGGTCGAGGAGAGGATCCAGTACGTGTCCAAGAGCCTCGGGATAGGGGACCTGCTCGACAGATATCCGGGGGAGCTCTCTGGGGGGCAACAGCAGAGGGTGGCCCTAGCGAGAGCACTGGTGAGAAAGCCAAAGGTCTTCCTCATGGACGAGCCTCTCTCCAACTTAGACGCCCCACAGAGGTTACACGCCAGGAGGCTCGTGAAGGGGATCCAGATGGAGAACGGGATAACCACCATTTACGTCACCCACGACCAAGCTGAGGCCATGGCCCTTGCTGACAGGGTGGCAATAATGGACAAGGGGAAGATTGTGCAAGTGGGGACTCCGGAGGAGATCTACGAAAACCCAGCAAACGCCTTTGTAGCCAACTTCTTTGGTCTACCCCCAATGAGCCTTGTCGACGGGAAGCCCTTCGACGTCAACGGGAAGGTGGGCATTAGGGTAGAGGACGTGTTCCTGGGACAGGAGGGGTTTGTAGGGGAGGTATCGGACGTGGAGTTCTGGGGGGACAAGTACCTGGTTTACGTCAAGTTCGAGGGAGGAGAAGTGAGGGCGTTCAGCAAGGAGAAGCTCAATGTTGGGACTCAAGTTAAGTTCTCCGTGAGAAAGTACAAGATATTCGGGGGCGACGGGAGGAGTTGA
- a CDS encoding extracellular solute-binding protein: MKGVSTGVIVGVVIAIIVIGAVAGYLLLAHHVTPTSPSTTTPTTSSPVTLTVVTFSGESAQFIQYAGNVFSEEHPGVTVKVIAYPFSDYISKELTVLEAHSSQYDIIGFTSTSAQDVSPYLLPLNSSMFNMSDIISSQEDFGGVIYNVTLHENVMVGIAYETAVYLTAYKTSIFDNQTLANEFYQEYHMNLSPSTWQNWTVVLDVDQFLVSHNVTKYGFIIDDHESHGIIDAFPAVFGYYYARSPSLNHGNISGIPGFNVMFEGYILPGYKFPLPSFNSSAGLEALQTYAKLVSYEPPPSSIQMSYDNIPVFYTKAPGAFLFTSQLSSINSTLLNVTYLAPLPGGYAETGTDLLGVSKYSAHTQLAEEFLAFLVSPQMQEIAFLKFHKFPISKEAFLDLIHNSSLPSYEREWLSATYSAALNAWANPPNVPPTYNYLIPSFNQQVFSYLEGQTTASQALNTAASQWVEALEQYYG; this comes from the coding sequence ATGAAAGGCGTATCCACTGGAGTTATTGTAGGCGTAGTTATAGCAATAATAGTTATAGGCGCAGTTGCGGGCTATCTTCTGCTCGCCCACCACGTAACTCCTACCTCACCGTCTACCACAACCCCCACCACTTCTTCCCCGGTGACGCTCACAGTGGTTACCTTCTCTGGTGAGTCGGCACAGTTCATACAGTACGCAGGAAATGTGTTCTCAGAGGAACATCCAGGTGTAACGGTTAAAGTCATAGCCTATCCGTTCAGCGACTACATAAGTAAGGAGCTGACAGTCCTTGAGGCCCACTCCTCTCAGTACGACATCATAGGCTTTACGTCAACCTCGGCCCAGGACGTCTCTCCCTACCTACTGCCCCTTAACTCCTCAATGTTCAACATGTCCGACATAATCTCCTCGCAGGAGGACTTCGGCGGAGTCATCTACAACGTGACTTTACACGAGAACGTAATGGTAGGCATAGCCTACGAGACTGCGGTCTACTTGACTGCCTACAAGACCTCAATATTTGACAACCAAACGCTGGCCAACGAGTTTTACCAGGAGTATCACATGAACTTATCCCCTAGCACGTGGCAAAACTGGACCGTTGTCCTAGACGTTGACCAGTTTCTGGTCTCCCACAATGTGACCAAGTACGGCTTCATAATTGACGACCACGAGTCTCACGGCATAATCGACGCCTTTCCAGCGGTGTTTGGGTACTACTACGCCAGAAGCCCCTCTCTTAATCACGGTAATATATCCGGCATACCAGGATTTAACGTGATGTTCGAGGGCTACATCCTGCCGGGCTACAAGTTCCCGTTGCCCTCGTTTAACTCCAGCGCGGGGCTAGAGGCGTTGCAGACCTACGCCAAGCTGGTGAGCTACGAGCCACCTCCCAGCTCCATCCAGATGTCCTACGACAACATCCCCGTGTTCTACACCAAGGCCCCAGGGGCGTTTCTCTTCACTTCCCAGCTTTCCTCAATTAACTCCACGCTGCTCAACGTGACCTACTTGGCACCGCTCCCAGGGGGATACGCAGAGACAGGGACAGACCTACTCGGCGTGAGCAAGTACTCAGCACACACACAGCTAGCAGAGGAGTTCCTGGCGTTCCTCGTGTCGCCACAGATGCAGGAGATCGCCTTCCTTAAGTTCCACAAGTTCCCAATCTCCAAGGAGGCCTTCCTTGACCTAATACACAACTCCTCATTGCCTTCCTACGAGAGGGAGTGGCTCTCCGCTACCTACAGTGCCGCCCTCAACGCGTGGGCCAACCCGCCAAACGTACCGCCAACGTACAACTACTTGATACCCTCCTTCAACCAGCAGGTCTTCAGCTACTTGGAGGGACAGACGACAGCTTCCCAAGCGCTTAACACCGCTGCCTCGCAGTGGGTAGAGGCCCTAGAGCAGTACTACGGGTAA
- a CDS encoding M56 family metallopeptidase has product MHSVLRYWLKYYIVSAVTIAIIDMFVSLIPVNFLFFPIFQVFVIFAMWYLVSPLVMRLTFKMAPSDAGVEDLVSSVAKLFSLKTPKVLIANVDFPNAFAFGNVLWRGVAITRPIFDVLSRSELEAVVAHELSHLKNRDPEILLLTLIAVNSVYVILVTYFPGLYGLAFTLYFFVLFPLFFYVHRVLEKRADLTAVRTSPYFAVLLESSLIKIALLRGRNLKEVSPLQALSMKASIDQGNYFSLFRTHPSLAERLNYLSKYEVYNWTIPY; this is encoded by the coding sequence ATGCATTCAGTGCTCCGATATTGGCTAAAGTACTACATTGTCTCCGCCGTGACTATTGCAATCATTGACATGTTCGTCTCCCTAATACCGGTCAACTTCCTCTTCTTTCCGATATTCCAAGTGTTTGTCATATTCGCGATGTGGTACTTGGTGTCTCCCCTGGTCATGAGGCTAACCTTCAAGATGGCCCCATCTGACGCAGGGGTGGAGGACCTCGTCTCCTCCGTGGCCAAGCTATTCTCCCTGAAAACGCCTAAAGTGCTAATAGCCAACGTCGACTTCCCAAACGCATTCGCCTTCGGCAACGTGCTCTGGAGGGGGGTGGCCATCACGAGGCCCATCTTTGACGTCCTGAGCAGGAGCGAGTTGGAGGCAGTGGTAGCGCACGAGCTCTCCCACCTAAAGAACAGGGATCCCGAGATCCTCCTGCTCACGTTGATCGCGGTGAACTCAGTCTACGTTATCCTAGTTACCTACTTCCCCGGGCTCTACGGCTTAGCGTTCACGCTCTACTTCTTCGTGCTCTTCCCTCTATTCTTCTACGTCCACAGGGTGTTGGAGAAGAGGGCAGACCTCACCGCCGTGAGGACTTCGCCCTACTTCGCCGTCCTCCTCGAGTCATCCTTGATAAAGATAGCACTGTTGAGGGGGAGGAACCTCAAGGAAGTCTCTCCCCTTCAAGCTCTCAGCATGAAGGCCTCAATAGACCAGGGCAACTACTTCTCCCTATTTAGAACCCACCCGTCCTTGGCTGAGAGGCTCAATTACTTGAGCAAGTACGAAGTCTACAACTGGACTATACCTTATTAG
- a CDS encoding ribonuclease HI family protein: MVVGYFDGLCEPRNPGGIATYGYIIYLDDGRAIKRYGLAEKPFSPDSTNNVAEYTGVICLMEEMISLGVRSPVIKGDSQLVVRQLNGEYKVKAKRILPLYEKAVKLKEELNATVMWVPREENKEADELSRVAYKLVRKNRLREVGCPKV, from the coding sequence ATGGTGGTGGGTTACTTCGACGGGCTATGTGAGCCCAGAAACCCCGGGGGAATAGCTACATACGGTTACATTATCTACCTGGACGACGGACGGGCTATCAAGAGGTATGGGCTAGCTGAAAAGCCCTTTTCTCCAGACTCCACCAACAACGTGGCGGAGTACACTGGGGTGATATGCCTAATGGAGGAAATGATCTCCCTTGGAGTGAGATCTCCGGTGATAAAGGGCGACTCCCAGCTAGTGGTGAGACAACTAAACGGGGAATACAAGGTAAAGGCCAAGAGGATCCTTCCCCTCTACGAGAAGGCCGTGAAGCTCAAGGAGGAGCTAAACGCTACAGTAATGTGGGTGCCAAGGGAGGAGAACAAGGAGGCAGACGAACTGAGTAGAGTAGCTTACAAGCTGGTGAGAAAAAACAGGTTGAGGGAAGTGGGATGCCCCAAAGTTTAG
- a CDS encoding MFS transporter translates to MSSDINKKVAELTARIDRLPTIVLPISVILALAFGYFIALYDVIDIGLAFSPTSLPYTGLTATEASTVVSMGLFGYIPGALILGYLADKIGRKPVLILTALLTGVGSLGNALSVNYPMFLLFRFITGMGIGGDLILVPTYLVEMVPAVNRAKYFNLVYIAGWAGLGLGPFMASVIVLANPVIGWRIVFAVGATLAFIVLVIRSHASETVRMLALTGKVQEAENLVNEMEKKAMERTGMSSLPEPRPVYYQVKKVDPFYVFRNPVYRVRVILVMLSIFFFYFGEYPYLTEYLLWTSNTLGYSGSLGSEITSLFGIAGIATFLGSIALRPIVEKVRRAVLTTIAYSVGMLLGVIVSVYGAVAHDLTVAFLGMLITNFIGVGWSNQMNYLNGTENVPTYARATSFAFSDGVAHLGAAISTAIIFPVILALGSFTTWVGFQIPMVIMGLILIAVLPNTINKSLEEVNEATAGV, encoded by the coding sequence ATGTCCTCTGATATAAATAAAAAGGTAGCCGAACTAACCGCTAGGATAGATAGGTTACCCACTATCGTCTTACCTATTTCCGTGATATTGGCTCTAGCCTTTGGCTATTTCATAGCCTTGTACGACGTCATCGACATAGGACTAGCCTTCTCACCTACCTCGTTGCCATACACGGGGCTAACGGCCACGGAAGCCTCGACCGTGGTGTCAATGGGGCTCTTCGGCTACATACCCGGCGCGTTGATCTTGGGCTACCTTGCAGACAAGATAGGCAGGAAGCCAGTCCTAATACTGACCGCACTCCTCACTGGGGTAGGGAGCTTAGGAAACGCCCTCTCTGTGAACTATCCAATGTTCTTGCTCTTTCGTTTCATAACTGGTATGGGAATAGGCGGTGACTTAATCCTAGTGCCAACCTACCTAGTAGAAATGGTTCCAGCTGTGAACAGGGCAAAATACTTTAACTTGGTCTACATAGCGGGATGGGCAGGACTAGGATTAGGGCCCTTCATGGCGTCCGTAATAGTGCTAGCAAACCCGGTAATCGGTTGGAGGATAGTCTTCGCGGTGGGAGCGACCCTGGCCTTCATAGTTCTGGTCATTAGGTCACACGCCAGTGAGACTGTGAGGATGCTGGCCCTCACGGGGAAGGTCCAGGAGGCTGAAAACTTAGTGAATGAAATGGAGAAGAAGGCAATGGAGAGAACAGGGATGAGCAGTCTCCCAGAGCCAAGGCCTGTGTACTACCAAGTAAAGAAGGTCGACCCGTTCTACGTGTTCAGGAATCCAGTGTATAGAGTAAGGGTAATATTGGTGATGTTGTCAATATTCTTCTTCTACTTTGGCGAGTATCCCTACTTGACCGAGTACCTCCTGTGGACTTCCAACACGCTAGGATACAGCGGTTCCCTAGGTAGCGAGATAACCTCCCTCTTCGGTATAGCTGGGATTGCGACCTTCCTTGGTTCAATAGCCCTCAGGCCTATTGTTGAAAAGGTAAGGAGGGCAGTGCTCACTACTATCGCCTACTCCGTGGGCATGCTCTTGGGTGTTATTGTGTCGGTCTACGGGGCCGTAGCCCACGACTTGACCGTTGCCTTCCTGGGGATGTTGATAACTAACTTCATAGGAGTAGGGTGGAGCAACCAGATGAACTACTTGAACGGCACTGAGAACGTCCCAACCTACGCTAGGGCAACGTCTTTCGCTTTCTCAGACGGCGTTGCACACTTAGGTGCTGCCATATCTACGGCCATCATATTCCCGGTGATATTAGCCCTAGGTAGCTTCACCACGTGGGTCGGCTTCCAGATACCCATGGTAATAATGGGGCTAATACTAATCGCTGTACTGCCCAACACCATAAATAAGAGCCTAGAGGAAGTAAACGAGGCAACTGCAGGAGTCTAA
- a CDS encoding ADP-ribose-binding protein codes for MREFELRNGLTVQLLKGDITEVEADAIVNAANSYLQHGGGVALAIVRKGGQEIQRESDEYVRRHGPVPVGEVAVTSAGRLKAKYLIHAVGPRYGVEGEEKLESAVRRSLEKAEELGLRSIALPAISTGIYGYPHEICARLTANVLKEFKPSTLRLVKVVLYGDEAYKVFQEVFESEMMSFLGTEG; via the coding sequence ATGAGGGAGTTCGAGTTAAGGAACGGGCTCACGGTCCAGCTCTTGAAGGGCGACATAACTGAAGTAGAGGCTGACGCCATAGTCAACGCCGCCAATTCCTACTTGCAACACGGAGGAGGGGTAGCTCTTGCGATAGTTAGGAAGGGAGGGCAGGAGATACAGAGAGAGAGCGACGAGTACGTTAGGAGGCACGGCCCTGTTCCAGTGGGCGAGGTAGCAGTTACTTCAGCGGGGAGGCTAAAGGCAAAGTACTTGATCCACGCAGTGGGGCCTAGGTACGGAGTTGAGGGGGAGGAGAAGCTCGAGTCAGCTGTAAGGAGGTCGCTAGAGAAGGCGGAAGAGTTGGGGTTGAGGAGCATCGCTCTCCCTGCTATATCCACGGGGATTTACGGCTACCCTCACGAGATATGTGCAAGGCTAACCGCGAATGTCCTCAAGGAGTTTAAACCTTCCACCCTAAGGTTGGTGAAAGTGGTCCTCTACGGGGACGAGGCGTACAAGGTCTTTCAGGAGGTGTTTGAGAGTGAGATGATGAGTTTTTTGGGTACTGAGGGATGA
- a CDS encoding exodeoxyribonuclease III encodes MKIVSWNVNGIRSALSKGLVEEVKKLDADVLLFQETRGEVVPLDFVVMGYKVISFQAVRKGYSGVMTLTKISTLREVKGLGKREFDDEGRVITVEFKDFYLLNCYFPRAGNGLSRLDFKLSFDKELEEFAQRLREEKPVVVCGDFNVAHQDIDMAFYDPTIPGLTPQEREWFSHFLSLGYVDSFRLLHPSERKYSWWSYRGRSKEKNRGLRLDYCVVSQELKERVREADIVTEENISDHAPIYLILE; translated from the coding sequence ATGAAAATTGTGAGCTGGAACGTTAACGGCATTAGATCTGCATTGAGCAAGGGGCTCGTGGAGGAAGTGAAGAAGCTAGACGCTGACGTCCTCCTCTTCCAGGAGACCAGAGGAGAAGTTGTGCCCCTGGACTTCGTGGTCATGGGCTATAAGGTGATTTCCTTCCAAGCAGTGAGGAAGGGCTACAGCGGGGTTATGACGCTAACCAAAATATCCACGCTAAGGGAGGTGAAGGGCTTGGGCAAAAGGGAATTCGACGATGAGGGTAGGGTAATAACTGTGGAGTTTAAGGACTTCTACTTGTTGAACTGCTACTTTCCTAGGGCTGGGAACGGTCTCTCTAGGCTTGACTTCAAGCTCTCCTTTGACAAGGAGTTGGAGGAGTTTGCACAGAGGCTCAGGGAGGAGAAACCAGTGGTCGTGTGCGGGGACTTCAACGTTGCCCACCAAGACATTGACATGGCGTTCTACGACCCCACAATCCCTGGGCTGACCCCACAGGAAAGGGAGTGGTTCTCCCACTTCCTCTCCCTGGGCTACGTGGACTCCTTTAGGCTTCTCCATCCTAGCGAGAGGAAGTACAGCTGGTGGAGCTACCGCGGCAGGTCCAAGGAGAAGAACAGGGGGCTGAGACTGGACTATTGCGTAGTGAGCCAGGAGCTGAAGGAGAGAGTGAGGGAAGCAGACATAGTCACAGAGGAAAATATTTCAGATCACGCCCCTATATACTTAATCTTAGAATGA
- a CDS encoding MFS transporter — protein MNRNVVVLLISMIARSLAAGALAVVVGLYLVHDVHLSLSQVGVIFGMGAFVTPLITFFLGLYSDKYGRKKLLTIALSFLPVSALIFLLTFNFYLLMVASALGGFGIAGGLVGGGVGATVAPMQTAILTENVSPRERTKVFSLFTVLSNYSGSAGGTSRLPPKLQGDLRVDLGPLPSLCPSCGTS, from the coding sequence ATGAACAGGAACGTCGTAGTCCTCTTGATCTCTATGATAGCGAGGAGTTTAGCTGCAGGAGCCCTTGCCGTTGTCGTCGGGCTGTACTTAGTCCACGATGTGCACTTGTCCTTATCCCAGGTGGGCGTGATCTTTGGCATGGGTGCCTTTGTCACTCCCTTAATAACCTTCTTCCTAGGCCTCTACTCCGATAAGTACGGGAGGAAGAAATTGCTCACGATCGCGTTGTCCTTCCTCCCCGTCTCCGCGCTGATATTCCTTCTAACCTTCAACTTCTACCTCCTGATGGTGGCTTCCGCCCTTGGGGGCTTCGGGATAGCTGGAGGGCTAGTTGGGGGAGGAGTAGGGGCAACCGTAGCCCCAATGCAGACCGCCATCCTCACGGAGAACGTCTCGCCAAGGGAGAGGACTAAGGTCTTCTCGCTCTTCACCGTGTTGTCCAACTACTCCGGTTCAGCGGGGGGCACTTCTCGCCTTCCTCCAAAATTACAGGGAGATCTCCGCGTTGACCTTGGCCCTCTCCCTAGTCTCTGCCCTAGTTGTGGTACCAGTTAA
- a CDS encoding MFS transporter, with translation MRGVVPYWILVFSIGFGWFILAPLVPVVTSTFKVSVSMVVLLISAYGYAMAILGLLAGLLSAKFSVRVSLLASSILTSVGLLGRALSTSFAEFLAFSLLGAIAYPLAVAPLGSLAEAYLKRRVQTFSGITVGLLFLGMSFGSLMGSAIFSLFGLRGTLLIPSALAFVALALTAIVKDFPKSFSRSLKGVFKPGMVKNWYVGLAISSTSVLFGSIASTVLELQRLPQAVAVSLGGILGGLGFLGSAMGAILLSAAFEEFNRKVGLILTSFLSMVSSFAVALGLPLTGSFLFLAVAYFAYGFFGNAYWSMALASVTSYASTPEEKGLATSMYSVVSNVGVAVLPVYLGSLYSSYATLDYGAGAIMAINFLAFLMALLMKS, from the coding sequence GTGAGAGGCGTAGTACCTTACTGGATCCTCGTGTTCTCCATAGGCTTTGGATGGTTTATCCTGGCGCCCCTAGTGCCAGTTGTGACGTCGACCTTTAAGGTCTCCGTCAGTATGGTAGTCCTCCTCATCTCAGCCTACGGTTACGCAATGGCTATCCTTGGCCTTCTAGCTGGGTTGCTCTCGGCCAAGTTCTCAGTTAGGGTGTCCCTGCTAGCCTCCTCTATACTAACGTCAGTGGGTCTCCTTGGGAGGGCTTTGTCCACCAGCTTCGCCGAGTTCCTAGCCTTCAGCCTCCTGGGCGCAATAGCGTACCCTCTGGCTGTAGCCCCCCTGGGGAGCCTTGCAGAGGCGTACTTAAAAAGAAGGGTACAGACGTTCTCGGGCATAACCGTTGGCCTCCTCTTCCTGGGCATGTCCTTCGGTTCCCTAATGGGCTCGGCAATTTTCTCCCTATTTGGCCTTAGGGGTACCCTCCTAATCCCTTCAGCCCTAGCCTTCGTTGCCCTAGCCTTGACCGCGATAGTTAAGGACTTCCCAAAGAGCTTCTCAAGGTCGTTGAAGGGAGTGTTCAAGCCAGGGATGGTGAAGAACTGGTACGTGGGACTCGCGATTTCCTCCACCTCCGTACTTTTCGGTAGCATAGCGTCTACCGTGTTGGAGCTTCAGAGGCTTCCCCAAGCAGTTGCGGTGTCCCTCGGAGGAATCTTGGGGGGCCTAGGCTTCCTGGGCTCCGCCATGGGTGCAATCCTCCTTTCGGCAGCGTTCGAGGAGTTCAACAGGAAGGTGGGGCTCATATTGACCTCCTTCTTGAGCATGGTGTCCTCCTTTGCAGTTGCCCTTGGTCTCCCCTTGACGGGGTCGTTCCTCTTCTTGGCGGTAGCGTACTTCGCCTACGGCTTTTTCGGAAACGCCTACTGGTCAATGGCCTTGGCCTCGGTCACCTCCTACGCCTCGACCCCAGAGGAGAAGGGGCTAGCGACCTCTATGTACAGCGTCGTCTCAAACGTCGGAGTGGCCGTGTTGCCGGTGTACTTGGGCTCACTCTACAGTAGCTACGCCACCTTGGACTACGGGGCAGGAGCGATAATGGCGATAAACTTCCTGGCCTTCCTAATGGCGTTGCTAATGAAAAGCTAG